In Devosia sp. 1566, a single genomic region encodes these proteins:
- a CDS encoding response regulator transcription factor: MDWPLIRILVADAYPVVRSGLHRFIGAEPGLEVCGEAGSGHDAVQLALQLRPDLVLLDPAMQDLAGTGILDLLRIDCPESQVLIFSLPREESELRELILAGAKGCVFKNDPPEIVISAIRALHFGRPFFSPALAEADLQACLQLALCRADGGGGDAMTPRQLEVVRHLAEGLGNKEVAQLLGISIKTVETHRATIMRKIGARSAVDLVRYAIRHNLSPL, translated from the coding sequence ATGGACTGGCCTCTGATCAGAATATTGGTGGCTGATGCATATCCGGTGGTCCGGAGTGGCCTGCATCGCTTCATCGGTGCCGAGCCTGGCCTTGAAGTGTGCGGCGAGGCAGGCAGCGGGCACGATGCCGTACAGCTTGCCCTTCAGCTGCGCCCCGATCTCGTGCTGCTCGACCCCGCCATGCAGGATCTGGCGGGCACCGGGATCCTGGACCTGTTGCGCATCGACTGTCCCGAGTCCCAGGTTCTTATCTTCTCACTGCCAAGGGAGGAAAGCGAACTTCGTGAGCTGATCCTTGCCGGCGCCAAGGGGTGCGTGTTCAAGAACGACCCACCCGAGATCGTTATCAGCGCCATTCGTGCCCTCCATTTTGGCCGCCCATTTTTCTCGCCCGCGCTGGCCGAAGCGGACCTACAGGCCTGCCTGCAACTCGCGTTGTGCCGGGCTGATGGAGGTGGCGGCGATGCCATGACGCCGCGCCAGCTCGAGGTTGTGCGCCACCTCGCCGAAGGCCTCGGCAATAAGGAGGTGGCCCAGCTGCTGGGCATCAGCATCAAAACCGTCGAGACCCACCGCGCCACCATCATGCGCAAGATCGGAGCACGCTCGGCGGTGGATTTGGTGCGCTACGCCATCCGCCATAACCTCAGCCCACTCTAG
- a CDS encoding alginate export family protein yields MPHLCAQGATTILFCASLVFVPAALGQDRSSQDEASQEQITQSQGGKDPLLLIDQNGFMLRGHLQAGVNGVVEHNLFWDLADLVAPGVDTDAQWLEGYIEPGLSFTLDLDNSVVLYGKVSAIASGTLGIDAFDTGNTGAITLEEGYLALRTTNQNGPTIDLSLGPRDFVAGSGMLLANGGSNGFERGALKLGPHKAWGMAALGTIGLDDVKGTAFYLEPNEQRDNETGTKIVGVDLRYDKTTQTFVGGTLGHVPESTSPYPKAAPGGIGAPELIPDGRKGLSFINLYGRGNPFNPENESFFLSGDIAYEWNPRIDMSAWGGRAQIGYTFADAPWTPSLSYTFQTFSGDDPTTSRFERFDPLYYEGSPDAWATGSKSSLVFNNSNVNAHQLALSVKPTQVDTITLRYAHIRANELGSPIQFGQGARTIEVSGQPYQIAGVTNAHLSDDFFIEYNRVLSPNAFLTAGFSVSIPGEGIREITQKDTIWSGGFVNVVVNF; encoded by the coding sequence ATGCCTCATCTTTGCGCCCAAGGCGCCACCACGATCCTGTTCTGCGCCAGTCTCGTTTTTGTTCCGGCTGCCTTGGGCCAGGACCGATCCAGCCAGGATGAAGCTAGCCAGGAACAAATCACTCAAAGCCAGGGCGGCAAGGACCCACTGCTGCTGATCGACCAAAATGGCTTCATGCTGCGCGGACATCTGCAAGCCGGTGTGAACGGGGTCGTCGAGCACAATCTATTCTGGGATCTGGCCGATCTGGTTGCCCCCGGCGTCGATACCGACGCACAATGGCTGGAGGGCTATATCGAGCCGGGGCTGAGCTTTACCCTTGATCTCGACAATTCGGTGGTCCTTTACGGCAAGGTTTCCGCCATTGCCTCTGGCACCCTGGGCATTGACGCGTTCGATACCGGCAATACCGGGGCGATCACCCTCGAAGAAGGCTATCTGGCGCTCCGCACCACCAACCAGAACGGCCCGACCATCGACCTGTCGCTGGGGCCGAGGGATTTCGTTGCCGGCAGTGGCATGCTCCTGGCCAATGGCGGCTCGAACGGCTTTGAGCGCGGGGCCCTCAAGCTCGGACCGCACAAGGCGTGGGGCATGGCAGCCCTGGGCACGATCGGGCTCGATGACGTCAAGGGCACCGCCTTCTATCTTGAGCCCAACGAGCAGCGCGACAACGAAACCGGCACCAAGATCGTCGGCGTCGATCTGCGCTATGACAAGACGACGCAAACTTTTGTCGGCGGCACGCTTGGCCATGTGCCGGAGTCCACGTCGCCCTATCCCAAAGCGGCACCCGGCGGCATCGGCGCGCCCGAATTGATCCCGGATGGACGCAAGGGGCTCAGCTTTATCAACCTTTATGGTCGCGGCAACCCGTTCAATCCGGAGAACGAGAGCTTCTTCCTGTCTGGCGACATCGCCTATGAATGGAACCCACGGATCGACATGTCGGCCTGGGGCGGGCGAGCGCAGATCGGCTACACCTTTGCCGATGCGCCCTGGACACCATCTCTGTCCTACACCTTCCAGACCTTTTCGGGCGACGATCCCACGACCTCGCGCTTCGAACGCTTCGATCCGCTGTATTACGAAGGCAGTCCCGATGCCTGGGCCACCGGCTCCAAGTCATCCCTGGTCTTCAACAATTCCAATGTCAACGCGCACCAACTGGCGCTTTCAGTCAAGCCGACCCAGGTGGATACGATTACGCTGCGTTACGCCCATATTCGGGCCAATGAGTTGGGCAGCCCAATTCAGTTCGGCCAGGGCGCAAGAACCATCGAAGTTAGTGGCCAGCCCTATCAGATCGCTGGCGTCACCAACGCCCATCTGAGCGACGATTTTTTCATCGAGTACAACCGCGTTCTGAGCCCCAATGCCTTTTTGACGGCCGGGTTCAGCGTGTCCATCCCGGGTGAAGGCATTCGCGAGATCACCCAGAAGGACACGATTTGGTCAGGAGGATTTGTCAATGTCGTGGTCAATTTCTAG
- a CDS encoding serine hydrolase: protein MSWSISRLSLKTGLFCALLAVPALAQDAPVLNAAESDPNKMGWMVGSPPPEDKIIRVDDPDAYAFPKLRWTVCHFRQLMPTVNVSRGLGDPVPLEEVLDPAVDAITFTPLGGDTTMTWAESLQANYSDGVIVMHDGVVVYKRYSGCLTDLGQHALMSVTKSVTGLLGETLVVEGKLDENATVGSIIPELENSGFGDATVRQVLDMTTALDYSEDYNDPNSDIWTYSAAGNPLPKPADYKGPRTYFQYLETVKKSGEHGEAFGYRTINSDVMGWIISRVTGKPINEVLSERIWSQMGADQSGYYTVDSIGTPYAGGGLNAGLTDLARIGQLMLDNGSINGKQLVPEEAITSIRAGGSPEAFAKAGYDLLKGWSYRAMWWITNNPHGAFMARGVHGQSIYVDPEARMVIARFSSHPQATNSANDPTSLPAFEALGNYFAAK, encoded by the coding sequence ATGTCGTGGTCAATTTCTAGGCTGAGCCTGAAGACGGGCCTGTTCTGCGCTCTGCTGGCGGTTCCGGCGCTGGCCCAGGATGCACCGGTGCTCAACGCCGCCGAATCTGACCCCAACAAGATGGGCTGGATGGTTGGGTCGCCGCCGCCTGAAGACAAGATCATCCGCGTCGATGATCCCGACGCCTATGCCTTTCCCAAACTGCGCTGGACGGTCTGCCATTTCCGCCAGCTGATGCCGACGGTCAATGTGAGCCGCGGGCTGGGCGATCCCGTTCCGCTCGAGGAAGTGCTCGATCCCGCCGTTGATGCGATCACCTTCACCCCCCTCGGGGGCGACACCACGATGACATGGGCGGAGTCGCTGCAGGCGAACTACTCGGACGGCGTCATCGTCATGCATGACGGTGTGGTGGTCTATAAGCGCTATTCCGGTTGCCTCACCGATCTGGGGCAGCATGCCCTGATGTCGGTGACCAAGTCGGTTACGGGCCTCCTGGGTGAAACGCTGGTGGTGGAGGGCAAGCTCGACGAGAATGCGACCGTCGGCTCGATCATCCCGGAGCTGGAGAACAGCGGTTTTGGCGATGCCACGGTGCGGCAGGTGCTCGATATGACCACCGCGCTCGATTATTCCGAAGATTATAACGACCCCAACTCCGATATCTGGACCTATTCGGCGGCCGGCAATCCTCTGCCCAAGCCCGCTGACTACAAGGGGCCCCGGACCTATTTCCAGTATCTGGAAACCGTCAAGAAATCCGGAGAACACGGGGAAGCCTTTGGCTATCGGACCATTAATTCCGACGTGATGGGGTGGATCATCTCCCGCGTCACCGGCAAGCCGATCAACGAGGTGCTTTCGGAACGCATCTGGAGCCAGATGGGCGCGGATCAGTCCGGGTACTACACGGTGGACTCGATCGGCACGCCCTATGCAGGCGGTGGCCTGAATGCCGGGCTGACCGATCTGGCCCGCATTGGCCAGTTGATGCTCGACAACGGCTCCATCAACGGCAAGCAACTGGTGCCCGAAGAAGCTATTACCAGTATCCGTGCCGGCGGCAGCCCGGAAGCCTTTGCCAAGGCCGGCTATGACCTGCTCAAGGGCTGGAGCTATCGGGCGATGTGGTGGATCACCAACAACCCCCATGGCGCCTTTATGGCCCGCGGCGTGCACGGCCAGTCCATCTATGTCGATCCCGAAGCCCGGATGGTGATCGCCCGGTTCAGCTCCCATCCGCAAGCGACCAACTCGGCCAATGATCCGACGAGCCTGCCGGCCTTCGAGGCGCTCGGCAACTATTTTGCGGCCAAGTAA
- a CDS encoding alpha/beta hydrolase, producing the protein MIRATIAAALLLTGALAHAQEAPKGDYAEVNGMRMYYEVSGQGEPLVVLHGAYMNIPAMGQIIPMLAQTHTVYAVELQGHGRTNDIDRPITYPNLADDVAAFMDAVELEKADVFGYSMGSAAALQLAIRHPQKVDQLVAASVSYDMAGAQPEYHAMIPTMTPEMFVGTPMEDEWKKLAPNPEAFRPFVERLIALEHEPMAWEEDVKALKHPVLIITGDADVVTLEHSVAMFRLLGGGAMGDLGNPLPASRLAVLPGTSHTAVIGQANLLHAFIEPFLQGEAPKGMFDN; encoded by the coding sequence ATGATCCGAGCCACCATAGCTGCAGCCTTGCTGTTGACGGGTGCCCTGGCCCATGCCCAGGAAGCGCCCAAGGGCGACTATGCCGAGGTGAACGGCATGCGCATGTATTACGAGGTGTCGGGCCAGGGCGAGCCGCTGGTGGTGCTGCACGGCGCTTACATGAACATCCCCGCCATGGGGCAGATCATCCCCATGCTGGCTCAAACCCACACGGTTTATGCGGTGGAGCTGCAGGGCCATGGGCGCACCAACGACATCGATCGCCCGATCACCTATCCCAACCTGGCCGACGATGTCGCCGCCTTCATGGACGCCGTCGAGCTCGAAAAGGCCGATGTGTTCGGCTATTCCATGGGCTCGGCCGCGGCCCTGCAATTGGCCATTCGTCACCCGCAAAAGGTCGACCAGCTGGTTGCTGCATCGGTTTCCTATGACATGGCAGGCGCGCAGCCCGAATACCACGCCATGATCCCCACGATGACGCCCGAAATGTTTGTGGGCACTCCGATGGAGGACGAGTGGAAAAAACTCGCGCCTAACCCCGAGGCCTTCCGCCCCTTTGTCGAGCGCTTGATCGCGCTCGAGCATGAACCCATGGCCTGGGAGGAGGATGTGAAGGCACTCAAGCACCCGGTGCTGATCATCACGGGCGATGCAGATGTGGTGACGCTTGAGCATTCGGTGGCCATGTTCCGCCTCCTCGGTGGCGGGGCCATGGGCGATCTGGGCAATCCCCTGCCCGCCTCGCGGCTCGCGGTTTTGCCCGGGACCTCCCACACCGCGGTGATCGGGCAGGCCAACTTGCTCCATGCATTCATCGAGCCCTTTCTTCAAGGTGAAGCGCCCAAGGGCATGTTCGACAACTAA
- a CDS encoding tripartite tricarboxylate transporter substrate binding protein, translating into MTKQSKIACSAALAVLLSAATTAPGLTQEAYPVDTVTMVVPYAAGGAGDIVGRIVADELSRRLGVNFVVENVGGASGTIGAEQVSRAAADGSTLLLGGNAIFTTAPHMAEVGFDPFDDFTPIANVSEAVRMLVSSKTLPVATLEEFIAYGKEHPGELNYGSVGVGSTGHVATVDMLDAMGIEATHIPYTGAAQVVQAVLAGDVQFMMDAAAIPQVRQDALTPLAVPGPDRLAEFPDVPALAEQGIDSISGTGWQMVMGPANMPAEVVAMIEDALKAANDTPEFADKLVKAGVSPRFMPGSELGAALQAEYNRFDEVLTEIGLAK; encoded by the coding sequence ATGACAAAACAATCCAAGATCGCATGCAGCGCAGCACTGGCAGTGCTGCTGAGCGCCGCCACAACTGCCCCTGGCCTGACGCAGGAGGCTTATCCCGTCGACACCGTCACCATGGTGGTGCCCTATGCGGCCGGTGGCGCCGGGGATATTGTGGGGCGCATTGTCGCTGACGAACTCAGCCGGCGACTGGGCGTCAACTTCGTGGTGGAAAATGTTGGCGGCGCCAGCGGCACCATTGGAGCAGAACAGGTCTCGCGCGCAGCTGCCGACGGCTCCACGCTGTTGCTGGGCGGCAATGCCATTTTCACCACGGCGCCGCATATGGCCGAAGTGGGTTTTGACCCCTTTGACGATTTCACCCCGATCGCCAATGTCAGCGAAGCCGTGCGCATGCTGGTCTCGTCCAAGACCCTGCCTGTGGCCACGCTGGAAGAGTTCATCGCCTATGGCAAAGAACACCCAGGCGAGCTGAACTACGGCTCGGTCGGCGTTGGCTCGACCGGGCATGTGGCCACGGTCGATATGCTTGATGCAATGGGGATCGAGGCGACGCACATCCCCTATACCGGTGCCGCCCAGGTGGTGCAGGCGGTGTTGGCGGGGGATGTTCAGTTCATGATGGATGCTGCCGCCATTCCCCAGGTCCGCCAGGACGCGCTGACCCCGCTAGCCGTTCCCGGTCCTGATCGCTTGGCCGAGTTCCCCGATGTGCCTGCCCTGGCAGAGCAGGGGATTGACAGCATCAGCGGCACGGGCTGGCAGATGGTGATGGGCCCGGCCAACATGCCAGCCGAAGTGGTTGCCATGATCGAGGACGCCCTCAAGGCCGCCAATGACACGCCCGAATTTGCCGACAAGCTGGTTAAGGCCGGCGTGTCGCCGCGCTTCATGCCCGGCTCGGAACTCGGTGCCGCATTGCAGGCTGAGTACAACCGGTTTGATGAAGTGCTGACCGAAATCGGCCTCGCAAAATAA
- a CDS encoding MmgE/PrpD family protein has translation MPNLSSQLAEWTVGFSLDDAPAEVVHNTKLRIVDLVGVMLASHRLRPVEAARRAQQDADGGGRGAQTLGDATETSLAGAAFINGVASAVLEFDDTHIASNIHPTGVILAAALAEAHKTPQTGRQLLEAVLVGSEILCRLGLVSPVRMHEVGFHPTSVYGVFGAAYAVARLRGLLVGVMADAVGTAASLSAGSISAFQDGADSKTLHVGFAAAAGIRAVALAQQGLTGPSAVFEGNFGWYKSHVQSDVQFRFDTLVEGLGSRWEVLNIAPKLYPCAYTMMPFITAALELRAQHDFALEDIAEIRCEIMRRSFRTVCEPVEDKRRPRTSWHGRISLQHTVAEALALGRFNKSSYSTESLGNPVINALADKVVHVADPLADADTSRSRAVVTLVMADGRSLTHTVEDMVGTRRNPAPDSVYFAKFHANVDDVIGADRANALLASLLRLERADDINDLFAKLKA, from the coding sequence ATGCCGAATCTGAGTTCCCAACTGGCCGAGTGGACCGTTGGCTTTTCCCTCGATGATGCGCCCGCCGAGGTGGTTCACAACACCAAGCTGCGCATAGTTGACCTGGTTGGGGTGATGCTGGCCTCCCATCGGCTGCGCCCGGTGGAAGCAGCCCGCCGCGCCCAGCAGGATGCCGATGGGGGTGGCCGGGGCGCGCAGACCCTTGGCGATGCTACGGAAACCTCGCTGGCCGGCGCCGCCTTCATCAATGGCGTGGCTTCGGCGGTACTCGAGTTCGACGACACCCATATCGCGAGCAATATCCATCCCACCGGCGTCATTCTGGCTGCGGCACTGGCCGAAGCGCACAAGACCCCGCAGACCGGCCGGCAGCTGCTTGAAGCGGTTCTGGTTGGCTCCGAAATTCTGTGCCGCCTGGGCCTGGTTTCCCCGGTGCGCATGCATGAAGTGGGTTTCCACCCGACCAGCGTTTATGGCGTTTTTGGCGCCGCTTATGCAGTAGCCCGGCTCCGTGGCCTTCTGGTCGGCGTCATGGCCGATGCGGTTGGAACAGCCGCCAGTCTGTCAGCGGGCTCGATCAGCGCCTTTCAGGACGGTGCCGACAGCAAAACCCTCCATGTCGGCTTTGCCGCCGCCGCAGGCATCCGCGCCGTTGCCCTTGCGCAGCAGGGTCTGACGGGGCCATCGGCCGTGTTCGAGGGTAATTTTGGCTGGTACAAAAGCCATGTTCAGTCCGATGTGCAATTCCGCTTTGACACCCTTGTTGAGGGGCTGGGTTCGCGCTGGGAAGTGCTCAATATCGCGCCCAAGCTATACCCATGCGCCTATACGATGATGCCCTTCATTACGGCCGCGCTTGAATTGCGGGCGCAGCACGACTTCGCCCTTGAGGACATCGCCGAAATCCGCTGCGAGATCATGCGGCGCTCCTTCCGCACCGTTTGCGAGCCGGTTGAGGACAAGCGGCGTCCGCGCACCTCCTGGCACGGCCGCATCAGCCTGCAGCATACGGTGGCGGAAGCGCTGGCTTTGGGGCGGTTCAACAAGTCTTCCTACAGCACGGAAAGCCTGGGCAATCCGGTCATCAATGCACTCGCCGACAAGGTTGTGCATGTGGCAGATCCACTGGCCGATGCCGACACTTCACGCTCGCGTGCAGTGGTGACCCTGGTGATGGCCGATGGCAGGAGCCTCACCCATACGGTGGAGGACATGGTCGGCACACGCCGCAACCCTGCGCCTGACAGTGTTTACTTCGCCAAGTTCCACGCCAATGTCGATGACGTTATCGGCGCGGATCGGGCGAACGCCCTCCTGGCATCGCTGTTGCGGCTCGAGCGCGCCGACGACATCAACGACCTGTTTGCCAAGCTCAAAGCGTGA
- a CDS encoding tripartite tricarboxylate transporter permease has translation MDLFASLALGLQVAVTPINLMYCLLGVTLGTAIGVLPGVGPIITISLLLPLTFGLTPEASIIMLAGIFYGAAYGGSTTSILVNLPGEASSAVTCIDGHQMARQGRAGAALAVAALGSFFAGTIGTLLIALAGPPLALIAMRFGAAEYAALVFVALLSTAAMTRGGVVKGVGVALLGMAFGSVGSDVSTGMFRFTFGIPELRDGIDFAVLAVGLFAVAEIIGNIGAPQGDAVSSRNIGRLWPSREDFRRSWPAALRGTGMGALLGVLPGAGLAMSSFTAYMVERSVSKHPEQFGKGAVEGVAGPESANNAASQTAFIPTLLLGIPGSPTMALMLGAFMIHGVQPGPRMMGDHPQLFWGLIVSMWVGNLLLVILNLPLIGLWVRLLRVPYHWLYVFVLAFACVGVFTMGSSSFDIYSLVFFGALGYLLKAAGCNPALFILGFILGPMFEENFRRAMTLSRGDPMVFLERPISLTFVLIGIAVLLATTTSFVRRGRAEVTE, from the coding sequence ATGGATCTCTTTGCTTCGCTGGCCCTGGGGCTCCAGGTCGCCGTAACCCCGATCAACCTGATGTATTGCCTCCTGGGGGTGACCCTCGGAACCGCTATCGGCGTGCTGCCCGGCGTTGGACCGATCATCACCATCTCGCTGCTGCTGCCGCTTACCTTCGGGCTCACGCCGGAAGCCTCGATCATCATGCTGGCGGGCATCTTTTATGGTGCGGCCTATGGTGGCTCCACCACGTCCATCCTCGTTAACTTGCCGGGGGAAGCGTCTTCGGCGGTGACCTGCATCGACGGCCACCAGATGGCGCGACAGGGCCGTGCCGGGGCGGCTTTAGCGGTAGCGGCGCTGGGCTCGTTTTTTGCCGGCACCATCGGCACCTTGCTGATCGCGCTCGCCGGGCCGCCATTGGCCCTCATCGCTATGCGCTTTGGCGCCGCAGAATATGCAGCCCTGGTTTTCGTCGCCCTGCTCAGCACCGCGGCGATGACGCGGGGTGGCGTGGTCAAGGGCGTCGGGGTGGCCCTGCTGGGGATGGCCTTCGGTTCGGTTGGCTCGGACGTGTCGACCGGCATGTTCCGGTTCACCTTTGGCATTCCCGAACTGCGCGATGGCATAGATTTCGCCGTGCTGGCAGTGGGACTGTTCGCCGTTGCCGAGATCATCGGCAATATCGGCGCGCCGCAGGGCGACGCAGTGTCCTCGCGGAATATTGGCCGGCTTTGGCCGAGCCGTGAGGACTTCCGGCGTTCCTGGCCAGCGGCGCTGCGCGGCACCGGCATGGGCGCGCTGCTGGGCGTGCTGCCGGGGGCTGGCTTGGCCATGAGCTCGTTCACCGCCTATATGGTCGAGCGCAGTGTTTCCAAGCATCCCGAGCAGTTCGGCAAAGGCGCTGTCGAGGGCGTTGCCGGGCCCGAATCGGCCAACAATGCGGCCTCCCAGACTGCCTTTATTCCCACGCTGCTGCTTGGCATTCCGGGCAGCCCGACCATGGCGCTGATGCTGGGGGCCTTCATGATCCATGGCGTGCAGCCAGGCCCGCGCATGATGGGTGACCATCCCCAGCTGTTCTGGGGGCTGATCGTTTCGATGTGGGTCGGCAATCTGCTTCTCGTGATCCTCAACCTGCCCCTGATCGGGCTCTGGGTGCGGCTGCTACGCGTCCCCTATCACTGGCTTTATGTGTTCGTGCTCGCCTTTGCCTGCGTGGGCGTGTTCACCATGGGCTCATCGAGCTTTGACATCTATTCGCTCGTGTTCTTTGGTGCCCTTGGCTACCTGCTCAAGGCGGCAGGGTGCAACCCGGCCCTTTTCATCCTCGGCTTCATTCTGGGGCCCATGTTCGAGGAGAATTTCCGGCGCGCCATGACCTTGTCGCGCGGCGATCCAATGGTGTTCCTTGAGCGCCCGATCAGCCTGACCTTCGTCTTGATCGGCATTGCGGTGCTGCTGGCGACCACGACTTCCTTTGTGCGGCGTGGGCGGGCGGAGGTCACCGAGTGA
- a CDS encoding tripartite tricarboxylate transporter TctB family protein, which produces MTIHADLLAALIFLVFGAIATVVGWGYGFGTFSALGSGAMPVLAGCGLLIMGVAQLVQTAAARRAGQAFVSAFPGSEMRPLLVILAAVLAFGLLVGPLGLLPALTALVCISWFAESGGRRLEMLAVLVVVAVLIVAIFYYGLGIPFRLVAWRF; this is translated from the coding sequence ATGACAATACATGCCGACCTTCTTGCCGCACTGATCTTCCTGGTCTTTGGCGCGATCGCCACGGTGGTGGGATGGGGCTATGGCTTTGGCACCTTCTCGGCCCTGGGGTCGGGCGCCATGCCGGTGCTTGCCGGGTGCGGCCTGTTGATCATGGGGGTGGCCCAACTGGTGCAAACGGCGGCAGCACGGCGGGCTGGACAGGCCTTTGTTTCCGCATTCCCAGGCTCCGAGATGCGCCCACTGCTGGTGATCCTGGCGGCAGTGTTGGCCTTTGGCCTGCTGGTGGGTCCCCTCGGATTGCTGCCCGCGCTCACGGCGCTGGTGTGCATCAGCTGGTTTGCCGAAAGTGGCGGGCGGCGGCTTGAGATGCTCGCCGTTCTGGTTGTCGTGGCAGTGCTGATTGTCGCCATCTTCTATTATGGCCTTGGCATCCCGTTCCGCCTTGTGGCCTGGAGGTTCTGA
- a CDS encoding helix-turn-helix domain-containing protein has protein sequence MRERDDEVRAASRVLAILQAMNREPHSTILSLHQTTGLPKPTLVRLLKTLVGNGFVSNDRRQAGYQITSLVTSLSSGFHGDPLVVEAGRAWAMELSARFKWPVAIAVFDRNAVIVRYSTVHDSPISPFHATINMRLSLFTRALGRAFLAACSDARIEELLTETSAAPELETPLDRDPDKVRRMVRTIRDRGYAMRDPGAEPRTSDTVAVPIMGRGGVQASIGLTYFRTATNAFGSRDDSVAALKRAAEGINAEVERLTVHRG, from the coding sequence ATGCGGGAGCGTGACGACGAGGTGCGGGCGGCAAGCCGGGTGCTGGCCATTCTGCAGGCCATGAACCGGGAGCCGCACTCCACCATTCTGTCGCTGCATCAAACCACCGGGCTACCGAAGCCAACCTTGGTGCGCCTGCTCAAGACCCTTGTGGGCAATGGCTTTGTCAGCAATGACCGGCGCCAGGCAGGCTACCAGATCACCTCCCTCGTTACCTCCCTCAGCAGCGGCTTTCACGGCGACCCGCTGGTGGTAGAAGCCGGGCGCGCCTGGGCAATGGAGCTCAGCGCGCGCTTCAAATGGCCGGTTGCCATTGCGGTGTTTGACCGCAACGCCGTGATCGTGCGCTATTCGACGGTGCATGACAGCCCGATCTCGCCCTTTCACGCCACCATCAATATGCGGCTGAGCCTCTTTACCCGCGCCTTGGGCCGCGCTTTCCTCGCCGCTTGCAGCGACGCCAGGATCGAGGAACTGCTGACCGAAACATCTGCGGCGCCGGAGTTGGAAACCCCTTTGGATCGGGATCCCGACAAGGTTCGGCGCATGGTTCGCACCATCCGTGATCGCGGCTATGCCATGCGCGATCCCGGGGCCGAACCGCGCACCTCCGACACGGTGGCGGTGCCAATCATGGGACGGGGTGGGGTGCAGGCGAGCATCGGCCTGACCTATTTCCGCACAGCGACCAATGCATTTGGCTCACGCGATGATTCCGTCGCCGCGCTCAAGCGCGCTGCCGAAGGCATCAACGCCGAGGTGGAACGGCTCACCGTGCATCGTGGCTAA
- a CDS encoding NAD(P)H-quinone oxidoreductase — MRIVEITRPGGPEVLQIVEGPVPVPGRGEVLLQVLAASVNRPDIQQRRGLYPPPPGVTNIPGLDAAGRIAAVGEGVSGLAIGDAVCALTNGGAYADQVVVPAVQCMPVPAGFSFIEAASLPEALFTAWNNIIWLGRLGEAETLLVQGGSSGVGMAGIQMAKLLRRARVFATASTAEKRDACTQLGADAVFDYREDWAGAIRRHAGEHCVDVALDAQAGPNVQVQLDLMAPDGRLVFIASHQGPTAEVNIRDLVRRRLTLTGSTLRPRPPAYKGKIAQALVAQVWPLLETGRMTTRIHSVFPLTQVQQAHAVLDANEQLGKVVLSLDEEQARDVPGRA; from the coding sequence TTGCGCATTGTTGAAATTACCCGTCCTGGCGGGCCCGAAGTGCTGCAGATCGTTGAAGGTCCGGTGCCGGTGCCTGGCCGGGGCGAAGTCCTGTTGCAGGTGCTTGCCGCGAGCGTCAACCGCCCCGACATCCAGCAGCGCCGTGGGCTTTATCCGCCGCCGCCGGGTGTCACCAATATTCCCGGCCTCGACGCTGCAGGTCGGATCGCGGCGGTGGGCGAGGGCGTCTCGGGCCTTGCGATTGGCGACGCAGTTTGCGCCCTCACCAATGGTGGGGCTTATGCCGATCAGGTTGTCGTGCCGGCTGTGCAATGTATGCCGGTTCCTGCGGGCTTCAGCTTCATCGAGGCGGCTTCGCTGCCCGAAGCTCTGTTCACCGCCTGGAACAACATCATCTGGTTGGGCCGGCTGGGCGAAGCAGAAACGCTGCTGGTTCAGGGCGGCTCCAGCGGCGTTGGGATGGCCGGTATTCAAATGGCCAAACTGCTGCGGCGGGCCAGGGTATTTGCAACCGCCAGCACCGCTGAAAAGCGGGATGCCTGCACCCAACTGGGGGCCGATGCCGTGTTCGACTATCGCGAGGATTGGGCCGGCGCCATTCGCCGCCATGCTGGCGAACATTGCGTCGATGTTGCGCTTGACGCTCAGGCCGGCCCCAATGTGCAAGTGCAACTCGATCTCATGGCCCCTGACGGGCGGCTGGTCTTCATCGCCAGTCACCAGGGTCCCACCGCCGAGGTCAATATCCGCGATCTGGTGCGGCGTCGGCTGACGCTCACAGGATCCACCCTTCGCCCGCGCCCCCCAGCTTATAAGGGAAAGATCGCGCAGGCACTTGTCGCCCAGGTCTGGCCGCTTCTTGAAACCGGCCGTATGACCACCCGAATTCATTCGGTGTTCCCGCTCACCCAGGTCCAGCAGGCTCACGCGGTGCTGGATGCCAACGAGCAGTTGGGAAAGGTAGTTTTGTCCCTGGACGAGGAACAGGCCCGAGACGTTCCGGGGCGCGCCTAA